One Arachis hypogaea cultivar Tifrunner chromosome 2, arahy.Tifrunner.gnm2.J5K5, whole genome shotgun sequence genomic window, ataaattatataaattcttaaaaaatattatcaaattgcttacgtaaaaattcaaaaaaaaagtatatttgaatttaaatttaaaattctaaacataatactttaattaaaaattataattagattttttttaaaaaataaatacacattaaaaattaataactaacttaattgtatcaacaataattcaaagaaaaaatttataactttatgacattaaatattaaattagatattatcagaatatcaacggtgaaaatcaaattaaaaataaaaccacaagtaataaccaaataacttcaatttatatttaaaaaaattctaaattccaaacataaaaatagaaaagaaccaaaagaaaaataacaactcaagaaaagataatgtttccaccaaaacaaacatatgcttgACATTATTCTATAAGATAGACTCTAAAAGGGATTccaaaacatgtgcatccaaattctcaagtttctttctcaatcttgatcttcttggAAGTTGAGGTATCACCTTCTACCTTCGATTCTTCCGACTCCGAGCATAATCGCTTAgttggtgtaatagcattttCCAACAATTCGGATTCATCATTGGCAGCAACTTCATTggagaattcaagcaacaaattctgtacaaaataccacgttaaattaaagacttctttctaacctttgattttataattaattattaattataaaaaaattaatttctaattttgagagaacaaacaaaaaaaaattattttttgaacaaataccttagcaCCTTTTACTTTCTTCCCTTCAATGATTGAGGATGTTTTTGAAATTGGAAGCAAACCACCGgtgtagtcaacatcctaaaattataattaattattaattataaattagatactactaatgaccaaggaagcaaaaaataaattaatttttaatagaaaatacaCTTATAATtatactcacaatttgaatagggtgagcctctttgaatttatttatgaggtccacattatcagtcatcttcttaactttataagaaggtgaaaaatgtggattatcagatatttgaacttcaacgatgaagagaaaggtcttatcaattaggttgagcaaaagtgtaggtgtatccgatagatctcctttctgcagggtattacataatatattaataataaataatataaaaattaccaataaaaatatcttcactaatatttttagaaataaatattggttagatcttaccaataggagtggatcaagtatctctacacagcTCTTTCCCAAAACTTGTTTTGCCTCCTTGTCAAAGACTACAAAACATGCACAGTCAGAATCATCAATGACACCAAGCTTTATTCGATATCtgcttaaaaaaaataacataaaaaaaagttaaatatagacttattcaatatctaatccaatgtgcatatactttaatttaaaaaaaataaataaataaccttggaGTTATGGATAAAAGGAGACGGCCACAACTTGAACATTTGAAAGTTTTTGTAAAAGCATATGTGGACCTGTTGCATTCACATTGGCCGTACCACCAGTCTGGAGTATCCATAATATGACTTATAGTAGCCAAGACAATACAAatagaattctgaaaaaaaaataatgatttaaATTCCCTAAATTTggtgaattttttaaataaataagatgaataaataaaaataatctatgtacaacggatttcaattattttttttctccattttttaaaaaaaaaattaccgttTCGAATTCTTTTAACTGCTCGATGGTTTTGCcttgataaatttttaagaatgcagCCTCATTTGGAATTCCGCCGATGTTACCTCTAGATTCTTCAAATCTTACAAAGCTTgataaataaagttaaaaaaaaaaaattatgttagatAACACACACATAGTATGGAactaaagaattaaaaagaaaatacccACCTATTTTTAAATTGGATGACAGTTGTATCTTCAAGATTGAAGAACATCTTTGTGCCATACATGGAATTTTGTAAAACaatcttttctgaaaaatttattttaatacaaaatgaGTAAAAATTCACATAAACAATAAGTAAAAGctcacatataaaaatatattgttaaaaaaatatggaTAAATATTACCGTTAAATAACTTCACTCTAACAAACTGTAAGACGACAACAGCTCCATCCTTATTGCCAGATCCCAGAAAAGCATTTAATTCATGTGCATAGTTGCCAAAAAGTGCacactccattatttttctatatcaAATAGAATGTTTAATGTTAAAAAAGTAACTaccaataaaataatatcaaattatatatattttatatttttaaaatttaaaatttaataataaaattaaaatatcaaatacaatttaaaaaattaataattaattaattattttaaatttgtaacaaATAAACCGCGGAAAgaatgctttttattatttttttttttaaatttgaatctttttttttttaaatcaatccgaagtgatttttttttaaaaaatttaaatttaaataattagacgTTTAAAAACGGTGGCTTTGAATCTAAAACATTTTAACTAAGCTTAATGTTAGTTAAGATACATTTGTtacttattaatattaataaaaatatttataataaaataagttaaaataataatttaaaaagatgagattagcaaaatttgtatatttataaaaataaatagataattacCCATCATCAATCTCTAATTCGATAACAGTATATTTGGTAGATTTGCCATCCTTTTCAAGAGTTTTCTCATTCCCAATTCCAGCAAGATATCCAACAACATCTgaaatgatttaaaataaaaaaaattattgtcaataaatttgttaaaaaaaatgcagaataaattatcaataaaataaataattatactttttctaaaataataaacttaccaACTAAATAGGTGCAATCATACCCAGGAGCATTGAGAGTGTCAAAACTCAAAAACTTAAATCCATATCGTGGGATACTCGACGATTCTGGAAGTCTGTGCACATCAGTACGTTGGTTTAAATTAACCACGTATTCATGATGTGTAGTCTTGAAGTAACCCTTATTGAGTCCAACACCAAAATATCTTATTTGGTAAGATATTCCTTCCTCCAGCAAATTCACGAATCGAGACACAAAAGCCTTCTTAACTGAGGCGTGTATTTTTCCTCCCTAGAATTAATGTACAAAAAAACGATTAGAtggaaataaacaaataaatttaaaatataaataatataaattttaaataaaatagaaaaaatattagtagaaaactcacgtcttcatcgagccaaaccatctcaattgagtatggcaatggagAATTTCCGTAAATTGGCAGTGTCCATAACcgtatcactcgtatacgtacacacaaattgtcgattgtaggattgatgtcagcaattttgtgaataccagccATTAGAATAAATAGAGAGATTTTAgatatatgtaaagaaagggattgatgtactttaaattgtggtgctttacatctctcgtaacttatacttttatagttgtatcataactaatattttttaaatttggttgactttaatttaaaatttaaaaaataacaaactaaataaaacaaccaaaacttaaattttaaaaataacaacttaaacaaattataatttaaaaattctaacataacgtaaatttttataataatataataatataataatttttataataatataataatataataatattagtacGTAACAATTGAAGAATAATtaacgtaaatttttttaaaactctaaatttctttaaaaaaatttatgtagctgcaatttaaaaaaaattaaaattttaaaaaataatgctaaaaataattaacagatatttaaaaaatagtgttataatataaaaaagaacaacctaagtaaaatctaaataaaattaaaaaaataacaatttaaataaaataatttgaaatttaaaaaataacaacctaactaaaataacccaaacaaataaaataatttaaaatttaaaaaataacaacctatgtaaaacaacccaaacttaaaatttgaaaataacaacttaagcaaataataatttataatttataaatataaatctaaaaatttctagtcaCGACACGAAAGCAAATAAACTCccagactcaacgtatgagcgccacgtcagcaaatTGGCTCCctatttgtattactataaagatattgttaatttattttattagttaaaataagaaaaatacttaaatttaaatattagttaGGAATTTATAATTATTAGGCCTGGATCGAATCGATGGTCAATCGGATGGTAATCGCTCCAATTTGAATTCCGAGAATCAAGTCAGAAACAGTGACTAAaaataatgattaaaaaaataaattatgctgACCTGAacctttttttataaattaaacaattattATTTTGTAAAGGTAATAGAAGCTCTAGTCTATACTCTAAAGATGATGGTGGTTTGagaaattttagaaataattttttttaatttttaatttataaaaaatagtagtattaatgtttggtgtaatttttaaaattaaattataattttttaaaaaattatttaagagtttatagagaagttaaaaaaatgacttttcttataatatttctatttctcgttacatttttataaaataaatacttttagaattaaaaattcaaacacaaaataatttatttataaatcacttttaacaaaattatttattatttaaattattttatcaaaaaaaacttaattaagttagttattcAAACTAGACCTGTATTATTGTCACAGGAACCAAAACgaaattcttttcttctttctatttTGTTGACGGTAGCCATACAACTCCAAATCATGTTAATTAATTAGTAACCATTTATACGCagttatattaatataaaattaataattaaaaaatattaaattatttaataattttaactattaattttacacaaaaatttataaatttttattttattaattatcataTTTTTTGTGGGGTCAAATTATCATGAATTAGCTTGATTTTTGTTGGGCCTGAATTGATTGATGTCAACCAAGAAAAATGGCCAAGGTCCATATTACAACTACGTACAACTGACTGATGAGATAAGAAATACAATATGGACTCTTTGTGATCATTATCTCAACTACATGGATTGTTTAATGAAGCCCAAAAAAGCGCCATCAAGGGCAACGAAGTGAAACTCACTTAACGGGTCCAAAAAAAAAGGGAACTGAGTCACACGGTCACACCTTTGCAGAAGAAGGCGCTCGCGAAGCAAAAGCTGAAGCAAGTTGAGCACCATAATTGATCGAACACCATCCCAACACACAAATAcagtatatttttgtattttcccTCCATCTCCTTCCCAATGATCCTTGTATTATCCCTGAACCTCAACCATCTCAACCCATCTTTAGAAGATTTACTAGACTAATTAAACCTCCACAATATCTTTATGATTATTAATGTCACAATGTTGCCAACATAATCAATTCCAAACATTTGACCAAACTATACATGAATTTTATAACCAATATAAACACCATACCTAAATCTGTTTTCTACCACTAAGTTATTAAATATCTAGAGTGGCGACAAGTCATGAATGAAAAGTTTCAAGCAATAGAAAAAACTAACACATAGATCTTGGCGCCTCTCTCGCAAGGAAAACACACCATAGATTGCAGATGGATATACAAGATAAAGTGTAAGGCTGATGGATTAGTACAGGGATACAAGGTGAGATTAGTCGCAAAAGAATTTACGTAACAAATTGGGATAGATTACAAAGATACTTTTTTTCCAGTAGCCAAATTAACTACTGATCGAGTTCTTCTATCACTAGCAGCCATCAATAATTGGTTTTTGTTACAAATGGACGTGAATAATGCGTTCCTTAACAGCGACCTCTTTGAGGAAGTCTATATGAATTTTCTTCTTGGATACAAGACCAAGAAATCGAATCTTGTATGCAAATTGAATAAATTCATCTATAGCCTGAAACAAGCATCCAAACAATGATTCTTTAAATTCTCTATGGAGCCACAATTTCAAACAATCCAAGAGAGACTACTCCTTTTTCACCTTTGGCACAGGTGATAACATAGTCTATTTACTTGTATATGTGGACGACATCATCTTGGTAAGCTCATCCAAGAAAATGATGTGCAAGGTGCAacatttattagaatttatattcAAATTCAAGATTTTAGGTGATTTAAAATACTTTCTAGGGCTGGAACTTGCAAGATCACTTGAAGGCATTGTCCTTAggaaaaaaaaatacacattgAGCATATTGGAAGACACCAACTTCATTGATGCTAAGCCGAGTTTCTTATCTATAGAGACAAATCTGAGAATGAGTGTCTCTGATGGGAACCTATTGCATGATCCTTTCACTTATAGGCGTAATTGGGAGGCTAATGTACCTTACAATATCACGTCCTGATATCACATACGCTATCTCCACATTGAGTCAATTTCTATCCAAACTAACCACCACTCACCTTATTACTCTCCATCACTTACTGAGGTATTTAAAAGAGACTATGGGACAAGGCATTCTCTTCTCTGCCAAGTCATACGCTGATATTGATTGGGTAGGTTGTTCGGACACTAGAAGAAAGGTCACTGATTACTGCGTTTTCATTCGTGATTTTCTTATCTCTTGGAGATTAAAAAAGCAGCACACTGTCTCAAGGTCTTTCCCTGAATTTGAATATCGGGCCATGGTAGCAGTGGCAGCTAAATTAACCTGGTTGAGAGGCCTTCTCTCTAGCTTTTAGGTTGACATTTCATCTTCTAAATTCTTTTGTGATTCACAGTCAACCATTTACATTGCCACGAACCTCACATTTCATGAGAGAACAAAGCATATTGAAACCAATTGTCACTTTGTTCGAGAACAATTAGTGACAAAATTCTTGAATCTCATTCACGTTCGGACATAACACCAACTAGTTTATGTGTTTACAAAGCCTGTAACTCTATTTCAGTTCAATAATTTCATTTTTAAGTTTGGCATGATAAACATTTATCTGCCAACTTAAGAAAAGATAATACACATCATGTGATTTATGTAAAACCCGaaaaattagtaaatgattagccaataaattaattattaatttaaaaattagaaaataaaattttatagtttaatgagatagaaaaaattaaaataagaattttaacactaattttaaaatttttagcccAAAATTTGGCTAACGGACCAAACCGGTTAGACCAGTcccatattgggcccaaggcccaacatatataaggttaACCTTGAGGCATTCAGCCTCATTTTTCACATCAAACCTGAAGGGGGCAACattggaagagagattgaggtgataaCCTAATTCCCAAATCACTCCAAACTTCAAATTCTTGTAACTTTCAATCTGGAGGTCCGATTGATGAGTCGTCAGTGGCCACGCGTTTGTCTCAAAATTCTCGATAAAATCCATCCAACAATTTGGTAAGGAACTTGAGTTTTTGTTCCCAGTTCTTCCCCCTTTAGTCTCGTAATTTTGaggttttgatttttgaaaaattatgagattTTGATATTTAGGAC contains:
- the LOC140176497 gene encoding replication factor A protein 1-like, whose protein sequence is MESNKGGKIHASVKKAFVSRFVNLLEEGISYQIRYFGVGLNKGYFKTTHHEYVVNLNQRTDVHRLPESSSIPRYGFKFLSFDTLNAPGYDCTYLVDVVGYLAGIGNEKTLEKDGKSTKYTVIELEIDDG